GAGAAATTGGAACCCATTCCCATCACCAACTGATAAAGAAAGCGCGTAAGAAAATTGATATCGGGTCAACTTGGATCTTCGGTGATTGTCCCCCGGTATGGAGAATTTAGGAGGGTGGGTGCAGGGAGTGGCCTTGTGGATGATGGATGGAGGCGCGGAGGGATGTGGTCGTCGGAAGGTCAAAAGCGGAGAGTGTCGGGCACGTTAGGTGGAGCCGGTGGTGCACGACAACCGGAGGCAGCCCAATCGTGGGCGGCGAACCACGATAGCCTCGGCCCATCTCTCGACGCGGCAAAGATAGAGAGGGCGACGCTGCCGGTGCTCGAGACTGCCGCTCGGCACCATCTACATTGAGGGGAAAGAGATGCGAGAAAGCGATAGGGTGATGCGGGGCTAGGGattgcggaggagggtggggtgtgCGATTTGAATGGATGGTTCTGCCCACCGGTTTCCTGTACGTGGCGGTGGAGATGGCAGCGTCCAGCCATGCAGGCGAGGCATGGGTCGAGACGGGCACACGGCGAGGCACAGTAGCAGAGGCGGGGGCGATTTTTTGCTACTGATATGCAGGGTGTGGGATTGATCGTTGatgttctcttttcctttttaacgGGAGATGGATGCGATTTTTTCACGAGGGGAGATATGCGACCACGTacagattccataataaattaattaggtccataatGGGATTTGCttacaatgcgttaagatttacgtgttagttttcttaataaagaaatgcactgatgtagggatcgattgattcgggtaaggaaagatagattcgtgatcttttgtatgttaggaaattactagtttgcaaggaaagagtggatagaaaaagaaccaatgcgaccacgtaaagattccataataaattaattaggtccataatGAAATTTGTttacaatgcgttaagatttacgtgttagttttcttaataaagaaatgcactgatgtagggaGCGATTGATTCGGataaggaaagatagattcgtgatcttttgtatgttaggaaattactggtttgcaaggaaagagtggagagaaaaagaaccagtacgagggggtggtgggaggtgggacgaagaaaaaccggacGAAATTGAGAGGTGGGAGGGGGGCGAGTAAAAAACCGACAAAAAAACCAACGAAATTGGAAGGTGGGAGGGAGGACGAAAAAGAAACCAGaaaaggtgggacgaaaataaacccgaaacggagactaccaactaagacattaggagtagagatttgttctaggtaaagcaaatgttggTGCGCGTAGACTtgtgtcggtggtcgatagaacttgaagaaaatataaattctacctttagctccacgttgggttcgacattTTTTATTTATCAAAAATACTACCCTCTATGCTTGTGGATGATCAGTTACATATAACAAAGTCATATACCAATCTCCATAGCAATATAAAAATTACGTACAATGTAGGGTAATATAAAAGTAACATAAACACATGCATTGCCAAGTATAACGAAATTCAAATAATATTTCATCGATTTTTTCATTCGTTCACCATCAAAAAAATTgctatccaaggtggtactaaatcTTGAAAAGTAAAAAAATTCCAGAATTTCGTACGTGGGACGGGCGTTGTGGCCAAGCGAAGCCAATCCACTTATTTTCCAGCAAAAACTGGCCGGCCCATTTTCCTTTTTTCTGTCTTATGTTTCTATTTTCATTTTCTGTTCGTTTATGTTTATCTTTCTTGtttcttttttcattttatttccaagtttatttttcttgTTTAACATATTTCAtaaataaaaaatttcaaaaccCATTCATAATTTCAATTTTTCCTCAATTTTTTGGAAAGTGTTCATACTTCCAAAATTTTGTTCTCGTTTTGAAAAATCTTTCAGAACTTTTTTCTCATTTCAAACATTTTGCAAAATTCAATAAAGTTCCTGTTTTTATGAAAATGTTTGTGTTTCCAAAATTGATTGACCAAAACAAAACTTGCACTTAAAAACAATCCATATTCGAGAAATGTTTTCTCCGATTTTTCATCCATTCATCATCGACAAGATTTTTCTATCCAACATGGTACTAAATCTAGAAAGGTAAAATAAATTGTCTAGAATTTCATACGTGGTGTGTGCGCTCTGGCCAGCGAAGTTAGCCCACTTATTTTccagcccctcccccccccccccccccccaccccaccccagcTACGAAAACCTTATTTGCCGTTTGTAGCGGCGAATCATGTCTTGCCCAGTTTACATTTTTCTTTGTTCTGTTTcagtttttttttgtttgtttcttttatCCTtaagtttcttttttattttacctTCCAAgcttattttactttattttcctttttcataAATTTAATATTTTCAAAAAACTTTcataacttcaaaaaataaaacatttttttgaaaaatgttcagaattctAGAACTTTGTTCGCGCTTAAAACAATGTTCGAaagttcaattttttttctcattccAACGAAATTAAAAATTTACAAAATATCTCCATTAAAAATATGTTTGTGTCTTCCAAAATAGTTTGAGATTTTTAATCAAAATGTGCTGAATTCAAAAATTATTCTTCTTTTAGTGAAGTGTTCACAAATTCAAGGTAATTATTTTTGAATAGTCCCACATTGCACCTTTACATACAATAATACCAATTTATATACATCCTACATGTAGTTAGATGAAAGATGGGTGGATTAAGTTGGACGAAGGATTCCTGGATTGGTACGTGAACTAACTGGAAAAGGAACCCGAATTTCTGAAAATATTCACAGTTTCTCAAAAAATGTTGGTGTTTTCAAGAATTGTTCGAAATATTTAACAACAATGttccaaattcgaaaaatatttttGCTTTAGTAAAATGTTTTCAAATTCATAATATTTTTTGTGTTTAAAAAGAACATTTTGTAAAATTGTCCTGAATGTTGAAAACATGTTTCAATTTATAAaactgttcacaaattcaaaaatattgaagtttttataaaagtttcatgttttcaaaaaaaatttgtgaaattaaaaatgttcatatttcaaattttgttcatattttctGAACAATGAATgcaattttcagaaaaaaaaaactgTTCGCATCTTTAAAATCTCTTCAGGATGTTAACAATTATTCATGTGTCCAAGAATATTTGGCTATTCATAAAAAAATATTGTTTTTCAAAAAggtaaaaaatcaaaaaaatgataTCTGACGTTGCAGTATGTTCTTAAATATTGGCGCTGGCCATTGGTTAGCAGGACGTGTTTGTTCGAATGGTTGGCAGCACTTAGTCAAGTCTTTCAGGTCATGAGTTCAATCCTTCAActcattttttttgtatttttactCGCGCCTTACAAAGACAAGTCGTTTCGGTGCCCGGGCCTTTCACAGCCCACGCAACTTAGCCAACCCAACTACCTGGGAAATAAGGCAAAACATATTTTAAATAGTCTCACATTGCTACTTTACGTGCAGTCGTACCAATTTATATGCGTGTCCGTGAAACTACATGTAGTAAGCTGGATGAAGGATGGATGGAATAGTACATGAGCTAGCTGGAAAAGACCCTGGATTTCTTTAAAAAAAAGAAGACCCGACTACTTGAGCTAGATACATGAAAAAGAGAAGACCCGCCTCTTCCATATTATGgaacttcataccttaaaatcccCATGGAAAAATGGATTGAATAACTTGCGGGCATTCTCTGACGTGTGATGACCTAACAAAACCCAAGACCTAAATGTTCAAACATTATACCTTAAATCTCCTTGATCAATAAACGGAACAATAGCAGATTGATTACTTCTGACGTGTCTATACACTTAATAGATAGCTATTTACCTGGGATTTGATGACATACTCATGATTTAAGACGAGGGCATAAGTTGTTTCTCGTACCATTGCTACTGTGGAAAAGAAACAGCTGACCGATCAGGTGTACCTCTGTTTTTCAGTTATGGACAGACACAATGCTGCAGACAATGGCAAGCTAAAAAACCAATAGACTATAATCTATTTGATGCTAGACATAATACAGAACTTGAAATATGTACTGGTGATCATGCAAATGCAGAGAGTATTACATATGTTCAACATGTGTATTTTTGGGAACAAGAAAAAATACCTGATAAGGACTACTCATCTATATCATCATCACCATCTATAGATCATCCGTTGTTTGCATACTGCACCTGCATCTTCTTTTCACCAATCACCCAAATTACTTTCACTGTCAAACACATCAATCAGTGACATGACAAATTGACAACTCCTAACTCACCCCAATCATTGACCCAACACCAAAAAGGGTCAGAACAGATAGATTATGACATACCCCGAGCATTGTCATGCTGAGAGAATGCGTCGATCCGTGGGAGCCAAAGCACTACCTCTGACCCAGATGTATTTATTTATTCAGTGATCGACCTCAATAACAAGTAACTTGCTGAAATTTATCAAAACGTCATAACGAGCAAAGAAATCCATGCAGCATCAAGGTAATTATTTTTGAATAGTCCCACATTACTctacatacaatcataccaattTATATACGTCCTACATGTAGCAAGCTAGATGAAGGATGGATGGATTAAGTTGTACGAAGGATTCATGGATTGGTACGTTAACTAACTGGAAAAGGAACCTGAATTTCTGAAAATATTCACAGTttctcaaaaaatgtttgtgttttccaGAATTGTTTGAATTTTTAACAATTTTCTTTAGTAAAATGTTCTCAAATTCATAATAATTTTTGTGTTTAAAAAGCACATTTTGTAAAATTGTCCTGAATGTTGAAAACATCTTTCAGTTTTCAAAAACTGttcacaaaattttaaaatatCGAAGTCTATATAAAAGTTTtatgttttcaaaaaatatttgtgaaattaaaaaatgttcctatttcaaattttgttcatattttctGAACAATGAATGGAATTTTCAGAAAAACTGTTCACATCTTTAAAATCTGTTCAGGATTTCAACAATTATTCATGTGTCCAAGAATATTTGGTTATTCGTAAAAAATATTGTTTTTCAAAAAGGTAAAAAATCAAAAATTATTTGAAATCTGATGCTGGAGTATGTTCTTAAATATTGGCGCTAGCCATTGGTTAGCAGGACGTGTTTGTTTGAGTGGTCGGCAGTACTTAGTCAAGTCTTTCAGGTCATGAGTTCAATCCTTCAACTCgtcttttttttgtatttttactCGCGCCTTACAAAGACAAGTCTTTCGGTGCCTGGGCCTTTCACAGCCCACGCAACTTAGCCAACCCAACTACCTGGGAAACAAGGCAAAACATATTTTAAATAGTCTCACATTGCTATACTTTACATGCAGTTGTACCAATTTATATGCGTGTGTGCGAAACTACATGTAGTAAGCAGGATGAAGGATGGACAGACTAGTACATGAGCTAGCTGGAAAAGACCCTGAATTTcttttaaaaaagaaaagaaaacccgaCTAAGTGAGCTAGATACATGAAAAAGAGAAGACCCGCCTCTTCCATATTATGGAACTTCGTGCCTTCAATCCCCATGGGAAAACGGATTGCATAACTTGCGGGCATTCTCTGACATGTGATGACCTAACAAAACCCAAGACCTAAATGTTCAAACATCATACCTTAATTCTTCTCGATCAGTAAACGGAACAATAGCGGATTGATTACTTCAGACGTGGCTATACACTTAATATATAGCTGTATACCTGGGATTTGATAACATACTCAAGCTTTAAGACGAGGGCATAAGTTGTTTCTCGTACCCGTGCTAATGTGGAAAAGAAACAGCTGACCGATCAGGTGTACCTCTGTTTTTCAGTTATGGACGGTCACAATGCTGCAGACAATGGCAAGCTAAAAAACCAAAAGACTATAATCTATTTGAAGTTGGTCATAATACAGAACTTGAAATATGTCCTGGTGATCATGCAAATGCAGAGAGTAATACATATGTTGATCATGTGTTTTGCTCGGAACAAGAAACAATACCGGATAAGGACTTActcatctatatcatcatcatcGTCTGTAGATCATCCGTTGTTTGCATACTGCACCTGCATCTTCTTTCCACCAAGCACCCAAATTACTTTCACTGCCAAACACATCAATCAGTGACATGACAAATTTACCAAAACATCATAACGAGCAAGGAAATCCACGCAGCATCAAGATCCAGACGAGATGAGCACAATGCAGACGGATCAAATTGACATGTAAAGACTGAATGGAAGGCGAAACAGTTCAGTTTTCAGATTCCGTTCAGCAACAACCCCGGATCGATAAGCGATACTAACGACAACCATGAACGATTACATACAGGACGCAATTCGGAAACATGACAGGCTCCCTCCGATCCTATGCAGCCAAGGCTCGCTACTCCTCATCCGCGGCGGCGGTCTCCTCGGCGTTGGCGGTGTCCTCGGTGGCGGTGGTCTCCTCGGCAGTCTTCTTGGGGGACTTGgcggtggtcttcttcttcttggtggtctTGGTGGACTTGGAGTCCTTGTCGGCTTTCTTGGCGGTCTTCTTGGGGAGCAGCACGGGGTTGATGTTGGGCAGCACGCCGCCGTGGGCGATGGTGACGCCGGCGAGCAGCTTGCCGATCTCCTCGTCGTTGCGGATCGCGAGCAGCAGGTGGCGAGGGATGATGCGCGTCTTCTTGTTGTCCACGGCCGCGTTGCCGGCCAGCTCCAGGACCTGCAGACGCGCAACCAAAAACGAAATCGGTCATCTGGTGAGGCGAGCACGAGAGGAACATGGCCGGAGCCGGACAAGGCATACGCTCGAGGGCGGGGAAGATCGACGGCTTACCTCGGCGGCGAGATACTCGAGGACGGCGGCGAGGTAGACGGGGGCGCCCGACCCGATGCGCTGCGCATAGCGGCCCTGCTTGAGGTAGCGCCCGATGCGGCCGACCGGGAACTGGAGCCCGGCCTTGACGGATCGCGTCACGGCCTTCTTCCTCTGGCCCTTCCACCTGGCcatcttccccttcttcttctctcCGGCGACGTGGGCAGGAGggtttggcggcggcggcggcggcgctggatcgGATTGCTCTCGCTGCTTCGATTGGTGGATTGGATGGGCGGTGAGGGGCGCGGGTTTTATAGGCGGGGCGCGATCTGTGGGAGGGTCTAATCCACCAATCAGAACGCACGGATATTTTCCcttttttttttagcatcagtacagacacaagcgctcatatacacgcgcatacactcatccctatgaacacacacacgcacacccctacccctatgagcacctccgaaagactgagccggcatatcatcttgagatttacgaagccaccgtaggcgcctcgtcgtcgacgggaacgtctcctcccactgaaagcgcatcgccggaaattctgaaataaatccaggaataatgcgagcaccaggatttgaaccctggtgggttggggataccactgtccacctaaccaactcaaccacaggttgattcgcataTTTCCTCTTTTCTTGTTTCTTCTTTTCACCGTTTTTCGCCCTGCGAAGTTCGAAATTTGGGGAACCGGGAGAATGGATAAACATAGAGCGGTGGGCCGTATTCATTTACAGCTTGTTTGGCACTTTCGATCTCATTTCATTGGGTtgcaaatgaaatgaaatgaaatccCATTTCTGTAAACCTCCTTTGGCACCCAGCTAGGTTTTCATTTTAATTGATGGAAATGGATGAAAACTCATTCTTACGAGGATTTCATTTGGTGGCATTTTGATTGCAATTCAAATTTTCTTGTCTGGCTGTCAGCGATTTGTGTAATGCATATGTCATATGTTCTTTGGCTCCTATTTCGAATTGTAATCATAAACGATCAGCATGCACATCTCAATATGTACATTCAGCACATTTACAATATAAAAAGGATAATTAACCAAAAATAATTGTGCATATTTTCAACTATCGATATTAAAATGATCTAGCGCATCATCTTCACACATTCAAATATGTCAAACATAATCATATAAAATGCAGATCGGAATAGTGTCAAGATCTTTGAAAGACCATTAAAGGGTTAAACTTGCGTTCATTGAAAACCAGTATCTTCAAAGGTTCATACTTTGTATTAAGCATGGCATGGAGGGTAAAAGACTAAAACTTGTCATTCCAAATGCATTAGGAAAATATATGTTTGAATCCAAAGAAGAGGCTTGAACTTGCAACTGGATCTTGGTTTGAACTTGGGGCTTATTTGTTGCCCTGGAAATATCATAGCAAGCATGTAAGCAAACTTACTAAAGTAGTTATAAATATAAAGCTTCTAAAACACCATCTTAATTTAGTAATTGGCACAATTGCAAAGCCATATATTTTTTCTATACAATAAGCTATAATACACCAAGATCAGCAAAACTGACTTGATGTCTAAATACAAAATTCATGTCTTGCTGCACTACCACAACTTACAAAGCCAAAACGATAAGACCTTGGTTCAGACAAGCTACAAAGTTCATGTCTTGCAATAGGGAATTCGGGGACAGAAATAGCACTACTTTTAGCCATGACATTACAGAGCAAGGTGTAAGACCTTCTGATCACTCACGCAACACATCAACATATGGTTTGGATATTCCTCTCTATTTCTATTGTACAAAACACACATGTATTTCTCcttatcctatatacctaagaagttcacccccactaacctatttatcttaacatgcaacATGTCCACATCAGCAATTTAGCCACGACAGCCATG
The sequence above is drawn from the Triticum aestivum cultivar Chinese Spring chromosome 7A, IWGSC CS RefSeq v2.1, whole genome shotgun sequence genome and encodes:
- the LOC123147000 gene encoding histone H2A.1-like → MARWKGQRKKAVTRSVKAGLQFPVGRIGRYLKQGRYAQRIGSGAPVYLAAVLEYLAAEVLELAGNAAVDNKKTRIIPRHLLLAIRNDEEIGKLLAGVTIAHGGVLPNINPVLLPKKTAKKADKDSKSTKTTKKKKTTAKSPKKTAEETTATEDTANAEETAAADEE